The sequence GAATATAACATCAGGTGAAGGTGGAGCCATAGTGACCAACAGCAAAGAAATATCAGACCTCTTAAAGATGCTTAGGCTCCATGGGATAGACAAATCAGCCATTGACAGATACACAAAGAGGTATGAACACTACGACATGCCTGTTCTGGGCTGGAAGTATAATATGGACAATATCCAGGCAGCCCTACTTATAGGACAGCTTGAAAGGATAAATAGCCTTTGGCAAAGAAGGGATTATCTCTGGAGACTTTACGAACAGGAGCTTAGTGAAATAAAAGATCTAGTACTCCTTAAGACCATTCCTGATTCAAGACATGCAAGACATCTCTTTACAGTCCTTGTGCCAAAGAATAAAAGAGACGGGATACTATGGAGATTACAGGAATCAGGAATAGGTGTTGCCGTTAATTACAGACCTATTCATCTATTATCTTTTTACAGAAAGAATTTTGGATACAAAGAAGGTGATTTTCCGGTAGCAGAGGATATGGGAGCAAGAACCCTGTCCCTTCCGCTTTATCCTTTATTAAAAGAAGAGGAATTAAAAAGAGTATGCAGCACATTAAAAAGGATTATGGAGGAAGTATGAAGACCGTTCTTGTTACAGGTGGTGCAGGTTTCATAGGAAGTAATCTTGTTGAGTACATCTTCAATAAACATCCTGACTGGAAGATAATTGTGGTAGATGCCCTGACTTATGCAGGTGATATCGAAAATATCCCTGAGTTTATCAGGAATTCTGAGCGTTTTGAGTTCTGGTATGGTGATATAAACAATCTTGATCTGATGAGTGACCTTACAAGCCGTTCGAACATGGTTGTACACCTTGCAGCAGAAACCCATGTGGCAAGATCCCTTTACTCCCAGAGGGAATTCTTTGTAACAGATGTCCTTGGAACACAATCGGTTGTAAATGCTGTCCTGAAACATCTTGACAGAATAGATAGATTTGTCCATATCTCCACATCTGAAGTATACGGCACTGCAGTAAAAGAGCCGATGGATGAAGACCATCCTCTAAATCCCACAACTCCCTATGCTGCTGCTAAGGCTGGTGCAGACAGGCTTGTTTACTCATATATAGTATCCTATAACATACCTGGAGTAATAATAAGACCATTTAATAATTACGGTCCGAGACAGCACCTTGAAAAGGCAATACCAAGATTTATTACGAGCTGTATACTTGGAGAACCTTTAACAATTCACGGTGATGGTTCTGCAAGAAGGGACTGGATATTTGTGGAAGACACTGTAAGGGCTATTGATATGGTACTGACTGCTCC comes from Thermodesulfovibrionales bacterium and encodes:
- a CDS encoding DegT/DnrJ/EryC1/StrS family aminotransferase; this encodes NITSGEGGAIVTNSKEISDLLKMLRLHGIDKSAIDRYTKRYEHYDMPVLGWKYNMDNIQAALLIGQLERINSLWQRRDYLWRLYEQELSEIKDLVLLKTIPDSRHARHLFTVLVPKNKRDGILWRLQESGIGVAVNYRPIHLLSFYRKNFGYKEGDFPVAEDMGARTLSLPLYPLLKEEELKRVCSTLKRIMEEV
- a CDS encoding GDP-mannose 4,6-dehydratase; the protein is MKTVLVTGGAGFIGSNLVEYIFNKHPDWKIIVVDALTYAGDIENIPEFIRNSERFEFWYGDINNLDLMSDLTSRSNMVVHLAAETHVARSLYSQREFFVTDVLGTQSVVNAVLKHLDRIDRFVHISTSEVYGTAVKEPMDEDHPLNPTTPYAAAKAGADRLVYSYIVSYNIPGVIIRPFNNYGPRQHLEKAIPRFITSCILGEPLTIHGDGSARRDWIFVEDTVRAIDMVLTAPPEKVLGEVFNIGTGRSISVLEIAKLVINHFDKCSDCLTYIPERYGQVQNHISSTDKAERLLGFKASMPIEDGLRRTIDWYVKNRKIWEKQIPLRRVPLRLRDGSVVWY